The Vicia villosa cultivar HV-30 ecotype Madison, WI linkage group LG1, Vvil1.0, whole genome shotgun sequence genome includes a region encoding these proteins:
- the LOC131644376 gene encoding uncharacterized protein LOC131644376 has product MAKKPVKYYVVDAFTDSAFKGNPAAVCLLEQDRDDDWLQLLAAEFNISETCFLTPIHGTSVPRFGLRWFTPTTEVKLCGHATLAASHTLFSSGLVHNNVIEFETLSGILTVKKIPSIDATGAPNSQNGEAPVGFHIELDFPADPTTESNSEFTSLISSALNGASIIDIKKTQVGDNLIVVVASGKNVTEVQPQLDVIAKCPGTGIILTGIAPPESGFDFYSRYFSPKFGINEDPVCGSAHCGLVPYWSKKLGKFDLRAYQASARGGILDLHLDEQKQRVFLRGKAVTVMEGFVLV; this is encoded by the exons ATGGCAAAGAAACCTGTGAAGTACTACGTG GTGGATGCATTCACAGATTCTGCTTTCAAAGGAAACCCAGCAGCAGTATGTTTATTAGAACAAGACAGAGACGATGATTGGTTGCAATTATTGGCGGCTGAATTCAATATTTCTGAAACATGTTTTTTGACTCCAATTCATGGTACTTCTGTTCCTCGTTTTGGTCTCAGATGGTTTACTCCTACTACTGAG GTTAAACTTTGTGGTCATGCCACATTAGCAGCTTCACACACACTTTTTTCATCTGGTTTGGTCCATAACAATGTTATTGAATTTGAGACACTATCTGGAATTTTAACTGTCAAAAAGATCCCTTCGATTGACGCCACTGGTGCACCGAATTCGCAGAATGGTGAAGCTCCGGTTGGCTTTCATATTGAATTGGATTTTCCTGCAGATCCTACCACAGAATCCAACTCTGAATTCACTTCACTCATTTCTTCGGCATTGAATGGTGCTTCAATCATTGATATAAAGAAGACACAAGTTGGAGACAATTTAATT GTTGTTGTCGCGTCTGGAAAAAATGTGACAGAAGTACAGCCACAACTTGATGTGATTGCTAAATGTCCTGGAACGGGAATAATTCTTACCGGGATTGCTCCTCCAGAGTCAGGATTTGACTTCTACAGTCGATATTTCAGTCCTAAATTTGGAATCAATGAG GATCCTGTTTGTGGAAGTGCACACTGTGGCTTGGTACCCTATTGGAGCAAGAAGCTGGGAAAGTTTGATTTAAGGGCTTATCAG GCATCAGCTAGAGGAGGAATTCTCGATCTTCATCTTGATGAGCAGAAACAAAGAGTGTTTTTGCGCGGGAAAGCTGTTACGGTGATGGAAGGGTTTGTTCTGGTCTAG
- the LOC131644377 gene encoding uncharacterized protein LOC131644377: MVLHRDLDLLLSSHLINNPRGDGAKFNANSIEKKIEFLESFTGKVTNRRSRRWLNDRLLMELVPRLNAEEIRGLFAPPPFGDEVPPSTFSLTNVEEWDRFRNIDMDKEVNIIHALENSLEKKEGHIDADKLAVLNGWRRVGCRTREALRRSSLFELLDGYEECLRAFITESTDGDVLELRIKDPFHRLLLHGVCEFYNLASDTVSDMNGGVETSKATMIKKKKRGSPELPKITLSHFLRMSKEGSW, from the exons atggttCTTCACAGAGATCTCGACCTTCTCCTTTCCTCCCATTTAATCAACAATCCCAGAG gtGATGGTGCGAAATTCAATGCGAATTCAATTGAGAAGAAGATAGAGTTCCTTGAAAGCTTTACTGGAAAG GTCACAAATAGAAGATCTCGTAGGTGGTTGAATGATCGTCTCTTGATGGAACTCGTACCGCGTTTGAATGCCGAAGAAATTAGAGGCTTGTTTGCTCCTCCACCTTTCG GTGATGAAGTTCCACCTTCAACATTTTCCTTGACTAATGTGGAGGAGTGGGACAGGTTCAGGAATATAGACATGGACAAAGAG GTTAATATAATTCATGCCCTTGAAAATTCTTTAGAAAAGAAGGAAGGTCACATTGACGCTGACAAGCTGGCAGTGTTGAATGGTTGGCGTAGAGTTGGTTGTAGAACAAGAGAGGCACTTCGCCGCAGCTCTCTTTTTGAACTCCTAGATGGTTATGAG GAATGTCTACGGGCCTTCATAACTGAAAGCACAGATGGAGATGTTCTTGAACTAAGAATCAAGGATCCTTTTCATAGACTGTTGCTGCATGGAGTATGCGAG TTCTACAATCTGGCATCAGACACGGTGTCGGATATGAATGGCGGCGTGGAGACGTCCAAGGCGACTatgataaagaaaaagaaaaggggttCTCCTGAACTCCCAAAGATCACTCTGTCTCATTTCCTGAGAATGTCCAAGGAGGGAAGTTGGTAG
- the LOC131618654 gene encoding uncharacterized protein LOC131618654, whose product MREYTEYSHLVAALLVAEQNDELLIKNHQARPTGTMSYPETNAMIFNRRRGGFNHLKRRGGHVHFDGNNGYACFDSHNQGGYHGRNLFHGRNHFHGRERGRGHVNSYRSLRYDQNNWNRKEKGKYIQEGPSRNYEDICYRCGKTGHWSKVCRTLEHLCKRQMAYVEEKGKEVNYNEIEPINDNTYFETADFVGGETD is encoded by the coding sequence ATGAGGGAATACACTGAGTATTCTCATTTAGTTGCAGCCCTTCTAGTGGCAGAACAAAATGACGAGCTCCTTATAAAAAACCACCAGGCACGACCCACGGGAACAATGTCATATCCTGAAACTAATGCCATGATCTTTAATCGTAGGCGTGGTGGCTTTAATCATCTCAAGAGACGTGGTGGTCATGTTCATTTTGATGGTAATAATGGTTATGCTTGTTTTGATAGTCACAATCAAGGAGGATATCATGGTCGAAACCTTTTCCACGGTCGAAACCATTTTCATGGTAGAGAACGTGGAAGAGGTCATGTGAATAGTTATAGATCCCTCAGATATGACCAAAATAATTGGAATCGCAAAGAAAAGGGTAAGTATATCCAAGAAGGTCCCTCAAGGAATTATGAGGATATATGCTACAGATGCGGAAAGACAGGCCACTGGTCTAAGGTGTGTAGAACACTAGAACATTTGTGTAAAAGACAAATGGCATATGttgaagaaaagggaaaagaagtgAATTATAATGAGATTGAACCCATAAATGATAATACCTATTTTGAAACTGCTGATTTTGTTGGAGGTGAAACAGATTAA
- the LOC131644375 gene encoding legumin B-like, whose amino-acid sequence MAKHFLFSLFFLLFTTACLAHHSELDRFNQCQLDSINALEPDHRVESEAGLTETWNPNHPELQCAGVTLIRRTIDPNGLHLPSYSPSPQLIFIIQGKGVLGLAVPGCPETYEEPRSQSRQKQQQRDSHQKIRRFSKGDVIAIPPGIPYWTYNHGDEPLVAISLLDTSNTLNQLDSTPRVFYLGGNPEAEFPETQEQEQPRRVVPFGRRGGQNQKQEESEEQNEGNSVLSGFGAEFLAQSLNTNEHTAKRLRSPQDKRGQIVKVEDGLDIISPELQEEEQQQQSQSQREEEEEEEREQRYRKHSEKEEEDEDEPRSHETRRKWKKHTEEKKRESHGQGKEKEQVEEEEKEEEEEVHREHSKGSKNGLEETICTTKIHENIARPSRADLYNPRAGRISTVNSLTLPILRNLRLSAEYVLLYRNGIYAPHWNINANSLLYVIRGQGRVKIVNSQGNPVFDDKVRKGQLVVVPQNFVVAEQAGNEEAFEYVVFKTNDRAAVSHVKQVFRATPAEVLVNAFGLRKSEVAQIKYNGNRGSLVQPQSQSQ is encoded by the exons ATGGCCAAACACTTTCTATTTTCCCTCTTCTTCCTGCTTTTTACGACCGCATGTTTAGCACATCACTCTGAGTTAGATAGGTTCAACCAATGCCAGCTTGACAGTATCAATGCATTGGAACCAGATCACCGCGTTGAGTCAGAAGCTGGTCTCACTGAAACATGGAACCCCAATCACCCTGAACTACAATGTGCTGGTGTAACTCTTATCCGACGCACCATTGATCCTAATGGCCTTCACTTGCCTTCTTATTCACCATCCCCACAGTTGATTTTCATCATCCAAG GGAAGGGAGTACTTGGGCTTGCAGTTCCTGGTTGTCCCGAAACTTATGAAGAACCACGCTCACAATCTAGACAGAAACAACAACAACGTGACAGCCACCAGAAGATTCGACGCTTCTCTAAAGGTGATGTCATTGCCATTCCACCTGGAATTCCATACTGGACCTATAACCACGGTGATGAACCTCTTGTTGCCATTAGTCTTCTCGACACTTCCAACACTCTAAACCAGCTCGATTCAACCCCCAGA GTATTCTATCTTGGCGGAAACCCAGAGGCAGAGTTCCCCGAAACACAGGAACAAGAACAACCAAGACGCGTAGTACCTTTTGGACGTAGAGGTGGACAGAACCAAAAACAGGAGGAGTCCGAGGAACAAAACGAAGGTAATAGCGTGTTGAGTGGCTTCGGTGCAGAGTTTTTAGCACAATCACTCAACACCAATGAGCATACAGCCAAGAGACTTCGATCTCCACAGGACAAAAGGGGTCAAATCGTGAAAGTAGAGGACGGTCTTGACATTATCAGTCCTGAGTtgcaagaagaagaacaacaacaacaaagtcagAGTCAAAGagaggaggaagaggaagaagaacgaGAACAAAGATACCGCAAACATAGCgaaaaagaagaggaagatgaggatgaaccTCGCAGCCATGAGACTCGTCGAAAGTGGAAAAAACACACCGAAGAGAAGAAACGAGAATCACACggacaaggaaaagaaaaagaacaggtagaggaagaagaaaaggaggaagaggaagaagtaCATAGGGAACACAGCAAAGGAAGTAAGAATGGTTTGGAAGAAACTATTTGCACTACAAAGATTCATGAAAACATCGCTCGCCCTTCACGTGCTGATCTCTACAACCCGCGTGCTGGTCGCATCAGCACTGTTAACAGTTTAACCCTCCCAATCCTCCGCAATTTACGCCTCAGTGCAGAATATGTTCTTCTCTACAGG AATGGTATATATGCTCCACACTGGAACATCAACGCCAACAGCCTCTTGTACGTGATTAGAGGACAGGGAAGAGTTAAAATAGTGAACAGTCAAGGAAATCCAGTGTTCGACGACAAAGTGAGAAAGGGACAATTGGTGGTGGTGCCACAAAACTTTGTGGTGGCTGAACAAGCAGGAAATGAAGAAGCTTTTGAGTATGTAGTGTTCAAGACAAATGATAGAGCTGCTGTTAGCCATGTAAAACAGGTCTTTAGGGCCACTCCTGCTGAGGTTCTTGTAAATGCTTTCGGACTTCGAAAGAGTGAAGTTGCTCAAATTAAGTATAATGGAAATCGTGGCTCGTTGGTTCAGCCTCAATCACAATCTCAATAA
- the LOC131644374 gene encoding TNF receptor-associated factor homolog 1b-like, with translation MAGVLSKESGVDKSVEGISRAEEALAGWGSSEQVENRITSTSPPYWGIDGDDGGLKPSELYGKYTWKIEKFSQITKTELRSNAFEVGGYKWYILLYPLGCDERNHLSLFLCVANHDKLLPGWSHFAQFTISVVNKDPKKSKYSDTLHRFWKEEHDWGWKKFMDLSKMSDGFVDTSDSLIIKTQVQVIREKSDWPFRCLDCLYRRELVRVYLKDVEQICQHFVEERRSKLGKLIEDKARWSSFFAFWSDIDQTSRHQMSREKTDVILKVVAEHFFIEKEVTSTLVMDSLYSGLKTLEGQTSKKDLVKLLDSEEITAPIVHVEKDMFVLVDDVLPLLERAAIEPFPPKDEKGPHNRTKDGNSGEDYNKDSMKHDERRLKEIGRRTLEIFVLAHIFSNKIEVAYQEDVALKRQEELIPEEEAPKQAENDQKTKGNK, from the exons ATGGCTGGGGTGTTGAGTAAGGAGTCTGGAGTGGATAAGTCTGTGGAGGGGATTTCGCGCGCCGAGGAAGCATTGGCGGGATGGGGATCTTCTGAGCAGGTGGAGAATAGAATCACATCTACTTCTCCTCCTTATTGGGGCATCGACGGAGATGATGGTG GACTAAAACCTTCCGAGTTATATGGGAAATATACATGGAAGATAGAAAAGTTTTCCCAGATTACCAAAACGGAACTTCGCAGTAATGCATTTGAGGTTGGAGGCTACAAATG GTATATTTTACTTTATCCACTAGGTTGTGATGAACGCAATCATCTCTCGCTGTTTCTGTGTGTAGCTAATCATGACAAACTTCTTCCAG GATGGAGTCATTTTGCACAATTTACAATATCTGTGGTCAATAAAGACCCAAAGAAATCAAAATATTCTG ATACATTGCACCGATTTTGGAAGGAGGAGCATGACTGGGGATGGAAAAAGTTTATGGATCTGTCAAAGATGTCTGACGGATTTGTTGACACTTCTGACAGTTTGATAATAAAAACTCAAGTTCAAGTCATCAG GGAGAAATCGGACTGGCCTTTCCGTTGCCTTGATTGTCTTTATAGGAGGGAACTTGTTAGGGTATATTTGAAAGATGTAGAACAAATTTGTCAGCATTTTGTGGAGGAAAGACGGAGCAAGCTTGGGAAGTTGATTGAGGATAAAGCTAGGTGGTCGAG TTTCTTTGCTTTCTGGAGTGACATTGACCAAACATCTAGGCACCAGATGTCTAGGGAGAAGACAGATGTAATTTTAAAAGTTGTAGCGGAACACTTTTTTATTGAGAAAGAAGTCACCTCTACTTTGGTAATGGATTCCTTGTATAGTGGATTGAAGACTCTTGAGGGCCAGACTAGcaagaaagatttggtaaaattgttGGATTCTGAAGAAATAACAGCACCTATTGTCCATGTTGAAAAAGACATGTTTGTGCTGGTGGATGATGTTCTACCGCTTCTTGAAAGGGCTGCTATAGAACCGTTCCCTCCAAAAGATGAAAAGGGTCCTCACAATCGTACAAAG GATGGAAACTCTGGGGAGGATTACAATAAAGATTCTATGAAGCATGATGAAAGGCGTCTCAAAGAAATAGGGCGCAGGACTTTGGAAATATTTGTCCTTGCTCATATATTCAG CAACAAAATTGAGGTTGCTTATCAGGAAGACGTTGCTCTAAAGAGACAAGAAGAACTCATTCCTGAAGAAGAGGCACCGAAGCAAGCTGAAAATGATCAGAAAACAAAAGGTAATAAGTGA